A genome region from Pelodiscus sinensis isolate JC-2024 unplaced genomic scaffold, ASM4963464v1 ctg105, whole genome shotgun sequence includes the following:
- the LOC142823563 gene encoding uncharacterized protein LOC142823563 isoform X8, producing the protein MTGVSQPPASPWLRGGNSLTLRLLQTVVLHNASSSHVEGVALLADLETHSMNCSTCPIRFLQPWARQGLTPKEWQELEQMIHHYLFNFIRLVNRLAQQLGQSYPIVIQSAFGCELHPNGTSRGFYEAGVSGQDFLGLDMDAGTWVARSEDKAALYTRDRLNQDKGTISTIRTLLGTTCVSEIKSFVSHGNASLQRAAGRRSVCPGASPSRAPHAVAAGLPGHRVLPPGRPRGLAAGRGGGGAGLAAELQRDPAQRRPDLPAAQLPGRGAGRRAQLRLPGAAQQPGGPEPADPLGAQQAPGPWPGRGHHPGGSGRGRGCGRGAVAVQTQGLPGCWSQAVQGLRADPGQAWGPAPLPGHGVRGWLQGRGVHRLVG; encoded by the exons actCTCTCACCCTCCGGCTGCTGCAAACCGTTGTCCTCCACAACGCCAGCTCCTCACACGTGGAGGGGGTGGCCCTGCTGGCCGACCTGGAGACCCACTCCATGAACTGCAGCACCTGCCCCATCCGcttcctgcagccctgggcccgGCAGGGCCTGACCCCCAAAgagtggcaggagctggagcagatgATCCATCACTACCTGTTCAACTTCATCCGCCTGGTGAACAGACTCGCGCAGCAGCTGGGCCAGAGCT ACCCTATTGTTATCCAGAGCGCCTTTGGCTGCGAGCTGCACCCCAACGGTACCTCCCGGGGCTTCTATGAGGCCGGAGTCAGTGGTCAGGACTTCCTTGGCTTGGACATGGACGCCGGCACCTGGGTGGCTCGCTCGGAGGATAAGGCGGCGCTGTACACCCGGGACCGTCTCAACCAGGACAAGGGCACCATCAGCACGATTCGGACACTCCTGGGAACCACGTGCGTCAGTGAGATCAAGAGCTTTGTCTCACATGGGAACGCGTCTCTGCAGAG AGCGGCCGGTCGCCGTAGTGTTTGTCCGGGAGCCTCCCCCAGCCGAGCCCCCCATGCCGTGGCTGCTGGTTTGCCGGGTCACCGGGTTCTACCCCCGGGCCGTCCGCGTGGCCTGGCTGCAGGacggggaggaggtggagccgGGCTGGCGGCTGAACTCCAGCGGGATCCTGCCCAACGCCGACCTGACCTACCAGCTGCGCAGCTCCCTGGCCGTGGGGCCGGGCGACGGGCACAGCTACGCCTGCCGggtgcagcacagcagcctgggggTCCGGAGCCTGCTGATCCTCTGGG AGCACAGCAGGCACCGGGGCCCTGGCCTGGCCGTGGGCATCACCCTGGGGGCTCTGGCCGTGGCCGTGGCTGTGGCCGTGGTGCTGTGGCGGTGCAGACGCAG GGGCTACCAGGATGTTGGAGCCAGGCAGTTCAGGGCCTGAGGGCTGACCCAGGCCAGGCGTGGGGACCGGCCCCTCTCCCGGGACACGGAGTTCGGGGCTGGCTCCAGGGAAGAGGGGTCCACAGGCTGGTCGGATGA
- the LOC142823563 gene encoding antigen-presenting glycoprotein CD1d2-like isoform X7 → MLLPLLLLSSAWGAMDDSLTLRLLQTVVLHNASSSHVEGVALLADLETHSMNCSTCPIRFLQPWARQGLTPKEWQELEQMIHHYLFNFIRLVNRLAQQLGQSYPIVIQSAFGCELHPNGTSRGFYEAGVSGQDFLGLDMDAGTWVARSEDKAALYTRDRLNQDKGTISTIRTLLGTTCVSEIKSFVSHGNASLQRAAGRRSVCPGASPSRAPHAVAAGLPGHRVLPPGRPRGLAAGRGGGGAGLAAELQRDPAQRRPDLPAAQLPGRGAGRRAQLRLPGAAQQPGGPEPADPLGAQQAPGPWPGRGHHPGGSGRGRGCGRGAVAVQTQGLPGCWSQAVQGLRADPGQAWGPAPLPGHGVRGWLQGRGVHRLVG, encoded by the exons AtgctgctcccgctgctgctcctctccagcGCGTGGGGGGCCATGGACG actCTCTCACCCTCCGGCTGCTGCAAACCGTTGTCCTCCACAACGCCAGCTCCTCACACGTGGAGGGGGTGGCCCTGCTGGCCGACCTGGAGACCCACTCCATGAACTGCAGCACCTGCCCCATCCGcttcctgcagccctgggcccgGCAGGGCCTGACCCCCAAAgagtggcaggagctggagcagatgATCCATCACTACCTGTTCAACTTCATCCGCCTGGTGAACAGACTCGCGCAGCAGCTGGGCCAGAGCT ACCCTATTGTTATCCAGAGCGCCTTTGGCTGCGAGCTGCACCCCAACGGTACCTCCCGGGGCTTCTATGAGGCCGGAGTCAGTGGTCAGGACTTCCTTGGCTTGGACATGGACGCCGGCACCTGGGTGGCTCGCTCGGAGGATAAGGCGGCGCTGTACACCCGGGACCGTCTCAACCAGGACAAGGGCACCATCAGCACGATTCGGACACTCCTGGGAACCACGTGCGTCAGTGAGATCAAGAGCTTTGTCTCACATGGGAACGCGTCTCTGCAGAG AGCGGCCGGTCGCCGTAGTGTTTGTCCGGGAGCCTCCCCCAGCCGAGCCCCCCATGCCGTGGCTGCTGGTTTGCCGGGTCACCGGGTTCTACCCCCGGGCCGTCCGCGTGGCCTGGCTGCAGGacggggaggaggtggagccgGGCTGGCGGCTGAACTCCAGCGGGATCCTGCCCAACGCCGACCTGACCTACCAGCTGCGCAGCTCCCTGGCCGTGGGGCCGGGCGACGGGCACAGCTACGCCTGCCGggtgcagcacagcagcctgggggTCCGGAGCCTGCTGATCCTCTGGG AGCACAGCAGGCACCGGGGCCCTGGCCTGGCCGTGGGCATCACCCTGGGGGCTCTGGCCGTGGCCGTGGCTGTGGCCGTGGTGCTGTGGCGGTGCAGACGCAG GGGCTACCAGGATGTTGGAGCCAGGCAGTTCAGGGCCTGAGGGCTGACCCAGGCCAGGCGTGGGGACCGGCCCCTCTCCCGGGACACGGAGTTCGGGGCTGGCTCCAGGGAAGAGGGGTCCACAGGCTGGTCGGATGA